One Alkalinema sp. FACHB-956 DNA window includes the following coding sequences:
- a CDS encoding tetratricopeptide repeat protein, which produces MGTRPLFPYLLAATIGVVNLPFGNPALLALTPTNGLLQRPALESSLEFSVVTQTAVIAQASAADYLKQGQQRLGDGDLAGAEAALRQAIHLEPNLADTHSFLGIILFGQGKLEDAIAEYRQAIRLDPKEGSVHNNLGFTLFAQGKVDEAIAEYHQAIRLTPNDPFAYNNLGFAFFTQGKLEEAVVAYQQALRIYPNFAHTHSSLALILTTQGKTEEAMAEYRQVIRLDPKDASAHNNLGLLLSGQDKLEEAIAEYHQAIRLDPSNVMAHNNLGLALFKQGKLTEAIAEYDKAIELAPDMTIAYNNRGFALFQQGKITEAIAEYRHAIRHDPNNFIAHDNLAGALCQQGHIEDCLFEYRLALEINPNYAPAHFRLGKTLYDRGQVQEGLAAIKQARLLAQTQKNEQMVRLIDQLLQQISH; this is translated from the coding sequence GTGGGTACACGACCACTTTTTCCATACCTACTGGCTGCCACGATCGGCGTAGTCAATCTTCCCTTCGGCAACCCTGCCCTACTAGCCCTTACTCCCACCAATGGGCTGCTCCAGCGGCCCGCATTGGAGTCCTCTTTGGAGTTCTCTGTTGTTACCCAGACTGCCGTGATTGCGCAGGCCTCTGCTGCGGACTATCTAAAGCAAGGACAACAGCGCTTAGGGGATGGTGATTTAGCTGGCGCAGAAGCGGCCCTGAGACAAGCGATTCACCTCGAACCCAACCTAGCAGACACCCATAGCTTCTTAGGAATTATTCTGTTCGGCCAAGGCAAACTAGAGGACGCAATTGCGGAGTATCGCCAAGCGATTCGTTTAGATCCCAAGGAGGGCTCCGTACATAACAATCTAGGCTTCACGCTGTTTGCCCAGGGCAAAGTCGATGAAGCGATCGCGGAATACCACCAAGCCATCCGTTTGACTCCTAACGATCCCTTTGCCTACAACAACCTAGGTTTTGCTTTCTTTACGCAAGGCAAGTTGGAGGAAGCGGTGGTAGCCTACCAACAAGCTCTTCGCATTTATCCAAATTTTGCCCATACACACAGTTCTCTGGCGTTAATCCTGACGACCCAAGGGAAGACAGAGGAGGCCATGGCCGAATATCGCCAAGTCATTCGGCTTGACCCCAAGGATGCTTCCGCCCACAATAACCTGGGATTGTTGCTGTCGGGCCAAGACAAACTGGAAGAGGCGATCGCGGAATACCACCAAGCCATCCGACTGGACCCGAGTAACGTGATGGCTCACAATAATCTGGGATTAGCCCTGTTCAAGCAAGGCAAGCTGACAGAGGCGATCGCAGAATACGACAAGGCGATCGAACTTGCTCCAGACATGACCATCGCCTACAACAACCGTGGATTTGCCCTGTTCCAACAAGGCAAAATTACAGAGGCGATTGCAGAATATCGGCACGCCATTCGCCACGATCCCAACAATTTCATAGCCCATGATAATCTCGCTGGGGCTCTTTGCCAGCAAGGTCATATCGAGGACTGCCTCTTTGAATATCGCCTTGCCCTGGAGATTAATCCGAATTATGCACCTGCGCACTTTCGGCTGGGTAAGACGCTCTACGATCGTGGCCAAGTTCAGGAAGGACTAGCAGCCATTAAGCAAGCTAGACTCCTTGCCCAAACTCAAAAAAACGAGCAAATGGTGCGTCTAATTGATCAACTTCTCCAGCAAATCAGCCACTAG